A DNA window from Brachionichthys hirsutus isolate HB-005 chromosome 10, CSIRO-AGI_Bhir_v1, whole genome shotgun sequence contains the following coding sequences:
- the LOC137900776 gene encoding vascular endothelial zinc finger 1-like: MEASWSTFLFQQANEALHHQHQVAQNSLLPLLNTGSEPVDQKPVLPILIDQKPLSIAADLLKDNVASGGGARPLMPVIKKEYKGKTPFICGYCNKAFRDSYHLRRHESSHTGIKMMPQPKKAAQTAPTMVPMISSMARENNGNPSYISTVAGILSTATASVSSSIMTSSAMGNAPQQSVPKKPGKPVKKNHGCEMCGKAFRDVYHLNRHKLSHSDEKPFQCPICQQRFKRKDRMTYHVRSHDGGVHKPYICSVCGKGFSRPDHLSCHVKHVHSSERPFKCQVTACTSAFATKDRLRSHMIRHEGKVTCSICGKMLSAAYITSHLKTHGQTNFNSCNKGGNEVCNSASATPVTVSAPITTAMNRGINNNNHPVTIAAHMNITTNTVNITSPVGLQHPVTITGPVNITSVNIPASAAMNIAHPVAITTPMSMNMAGPLNIAMRPVDSMSFLSQVLPSSPPW; encoded by the exons cAGGCCAATGAAGCTCTCCACCACCAGCACCAGGTTGCCCAGAACAGTCTGCTGCCTCTTCTTAATACAGGGTCTGAACCAGTTGACCAGAAACCTGTCCTGCCCATCCTAATAGACCAGAAGCCTCTATCCATCGCGGCCGACCTCCTAAAAGACAATGTGGCCAGCGGAGGAGGAGCCCGGCCACTGATGCCTGTCATAAAGAAGGAGTACAAAGGAAAGACACCGTTCATCTGCGGCTACTGCAACAAGGCCTTCCGCGACAGCTACCACCTGCGACGTCACGAGTCCAGCCACACCGGCATCAAGATGATGCCACAGCCTAAAAAGGCTGCTCAGACGGCCCCCACCATGGTACCCATGATCTCATCCATGGCAAGAGAGAACAACGGTAACCCCTCCTACATTTCCACGGTAGCGGGCATCCTCTCCACAGCAACCGCCTCCGTTTCCTCGAGTATCATGACGTCGTCTGCGATGGGCAACGCGCCGCAGCAAAGCGTGCCCAAGAAACCGGGCAAACCCGTCAAGAAGAACCACGGCTGTGAGATGTGTGGCAAGGCCTTCCGGGACGTCTACCACCTGAACCGCCACAAGCTGTCCCACTCGGACGAGAAGCCCTTCCAGTGCCCCATCTGCCAGCAGCGCTTTAAAAGGAAGGACCGCATGACCTACCACGTACGCTCCCATGATGGGGGAGTCCACAAGCCCTATATATGTTCTGTGTGTGGGAAAGGCTTTTCCAG ACCAGACCACTTGAGCTGCCATGTGAAGCATGTGCATTCCTCAGAAAGACCTTTTAAATGTCAAGTTACG GCCTGTACCTCTGCTTTTGCCACCAAAGACAGACTCCGTTCCCATATGATCAGGCACGAAGGCAAGGTCACCTGTAGCATCTGTGGAAAGATGCTGAGCGCGGCCTACATCACCAGCCACCTGAAGACTCACGGACAGACCAACTTTAACTCCTGTaacaaag GGGGCAACGAGGTCTGCAACTCTGCCTCGGCCACACCCGTGACTGTGTCTGCTCCCATCACCACGGCGATGAACCGGggaatcaacaacaacaaccacccgGTCACCATAGCCGCGCACATGAACATTACCACCAACACGGTCAACATCACGTCTCCAGTCGGTCTCCAGCACCCGGTCACCATCACCGGGCCCGTCAACATCACCTCTGTGAACATCCCTGCCTCGGCGGCCATGAATATAGCCCACCCAGTCGCAATAACGACCCCCATGTCTATGAATATGGCCGGCCCCCTCAACATCGCCATGAGGCCAGTGGACAGCATGTCTTTTCTGTCCCAAGTCTTGCCTTCTTCCCCTCCCTGGTAG
- the ksr1a gene encoding kinase suppressor of Ras 1 codes for MDSVSVQGGKMVESDERPRRDGGGGGGGGGGGGGGAAMAALHQCELIQNMIEISISSLRGLRTKCAASNDLTQQEIRTLEVKLMKYICKQLQCKQKVPETERPEALDSYPRLRDWLRTINLRHELIEVGVMTLSPLISKLSLDALLQMTGAQVRDAMRRLGSSSEECARLSAALSCLKTATESEGDLREDSCPWTSEPTRRDSGSLLTADQLTNVGAPLRPHSPSPLARPSTVHSTPSTPCATFPHPRSGSVSAVPTPEALASYLHSDSPLTDPFPMSLARTARLHGHASTPPITPPSKRRHRLKPPCTPPPPSRKVLHLLPNITLTRSKSHESQLGNRIEDPPTSRCVKKNKLLLNMQVNGNGCEDSPSRYPAMSARTPGVTPGTPAASYTLPGTPTLLEEHSVIKNNVAGHRSSPQAVRRDIGLAVTHRFSTKSWLSQTCQVCQKSMMFGVKCKHCRLKCHNKCTKEAPSCRISFLPIAKIRRTESVPSDINNPVDRPAEAPQFGTLPKAITKKDHPPVLNQLDSSSNPSSTTSSTPSSPAPFLQSNPPSATPPPNPSPKGHRDSRFNFPAACYFQHRQQFIFPDVSSPAHLHTDILQDTLNEIEQSAEEKHTELAEDDDEEEGEEELEVEDEDPEGEEENEEDADDDREDEDDDDDDGEDIRMNVGSDGECDELDDLPSSRGNQWKGPISRKASQTSVYLQEWDIPFEQLDLGELIGKGRWGKVHKGRWHGEVAIRLLEIDGNNQDHLKLFKKEVMNYRQTRHENVVLFMGACMAPPHLAIITSFCKGRTLYSVVRDTKNTLDINKTRQIAQEIVKGMGYLHAKGIVHKDLKSKNVFHDTNKVVITDFGLFGISGVVQEGRRENKLKLPHGWICYLAPEIVRRMSPGNNEDHLPFSTSADVYAFGTIWYELQARDWPITNQPVEATIWQVGSGEGIRKVLAEISLGKEVTEILSACWAYDLRERPPFTQLADMLEKLPKLNRRLSHPGHFWKSAE; via the exons ATGGATAGCGTGTCTGTTCAAGGTGGGAAGATGGTCGAGAGTGACGAGCGGCCGAGGAGGgacggcggtggcggcggcggcggcggcggcggcggcggcggcggcgcagcgATGGCGGCGCTGCATCAATGCGAGCTCATCCAGAACATGATAGAAATCTCCATCTCCAGTCTGCGGGGGCTCCGAACCAAATGCGCCGCGTCCAACGACCTCACCCAGCAGGAGATACGCACCCTGGAG gtgaAGCTGATGAAATACATCTGTAAACAGCTGCAGTGCAAGCAGAAGGTCCCAGAGACGGAGCGACCCGAGGCCCTGGACAGCTACCCACGCCTACGGGACTGGCTGCGAACCATCAACCTGCGACATGAGCTCATTGAGGTGGGGGTCATGACCTTATCGCCCCTCATAT CCAAGCTGTCCCTGGATGCCTTACTGCAGATGACGGGTGCACAGGTGAGGGATGCTATGAGAAGACTCGGGTCCAGTTCTGAGGAATGTGCCCGGCTCAGTGCTGCCCTCTCCTGCCTGAAGACTGCCACTGAATCAG AAGGGGACCTGAGGGAAGACAGCTGTCCCTGGACGTCTGAGCCGACGAGGAGGGACAGCGGCTCGCTACTGACCGCAGACCAGCTAACCAACGTGGGGGCTCCTCTCCGCCCTCACAGCCCCTCGCCACTGGCGCGCCCATCCACCGTCCACTCCACCCCATCCACCCCCTGCGCCACCTTCCCTCACCCCCGCTCAGGCTCGGTGTCAGCGGTGCCCACGCCGGAGGCGCTGGCGTCCTACCTCCACAGCGACAGTCCTCTCACAGATCCGTTCCCGATGTCCTTGGCCCGCACAGCTCGGCTCCACGGCCACGCCTCCACTCCGCCCATAACCCCGCCCTCAAAGAGGCGTCACAGACTGAAGCCCCCCTGcacccctccccctccgtcCCGCAAAGTGCTGCACCTTCTTCCCAATATAACCCTGACGCGCAGCAAAAGCCACGAATCGCAGCTCGGCAACCGTATCGAGGACCCGCCCACCAGCAG gtgtgttAAAAAGAATAAGTTGCTCCTGAATATGCAAGTCAACGGCAACGGATGCGAGGACTCACCGTCTCGCTATCCCGCCATGTCTGCGCGCACCCCCGGAGTCACCCCTGGTACTCCCGCTGCTTCTTACACGCTGCCTGGAACGCCCACTCTCCTAGAAGAGCACAGTGTCATCAAGA ATAATGTAGCAGGACATCGCAGTTCCCCACAAGCAGTGAGGCGGGACATCGGCCTAGCAGTCACGCACAG GTTTTCAACCAAGTCCTGGCTGTCCCAGACGTGTCAGGTGTGCCAGAAGAGCATGATGTTCGGGGTGAAGTGCAAACACTGTCG GTTAAAGTGCCACAACAAATGCACAAAGGAAGCTCCATCCTGCAGAATTTCCTTTCTACCAA TCGCAAAGATTCGAAGGACTGAGTCTGTTCCGTCCGATATAAACAACCCGGTGGACCGGCCAGCAGAAGCGCCGCAGTTCGGCACGCTTCCGAAGGCTATTACGAAAAAG GATCATCCTCCGGTGCTGAACCAGCTGGACTCCAGCAGCAATCCGTCCTCCACCACCTCGTCCACTCCTTCTTCCCCGGCACCCTTCCTGCAGAGCAACCCCCCCAGTGCCACGCCACCACCCAACCCCTCGCCCAAAGGTCATCGCGACAGCCGCTTCAACTTCCCAG ctGCGTGTTACTTTCAGCATAGACAACAGTTTATCTTCCCCG ATGTCTCCAGTCCTGCTCATTTGCACACTGATATCCTCCAAGACACTCT cAATGAGATAGAGCAATCTGCAGAAGAGAAACACACTGAACTggctgaggatgatgatgaagag gaaggagaggaggaacttGAAGTCGAAGATGAAGACcctgaaggggaggaggagaatgaggaaGATGCGGATGATGATagggaagatgaagatgatgatgatgatgatggggaggATATCAGGATGAACGTCGGCTCCGACGGGGAGTGCGATGAGCTGGACGATCTGCCCAGCTCTCGGGGGAACCAATGGAAGGGACCGATTTCCCGAAAGGCGAGCCAGACCAGTGTTTACCTGCAAGAGTGGGACATCCCGTTTGAGCAGCTGGACCTCGGAGAACTCATAGGGAAG GGCCGCTGGGGCAAAGTGCACAAGGGTCGGTGGCACGGCGAGGTGGCCATCCGACTCCTTGAGATCGACGGAAACAATCAGGATCATCTGAAGCTCTTCAAAAAGGAGGTGATGAACTACAGGCAGACCAGGCACGAGAATGTGGTCCTCTTCATGGGGGCCTGCATGGCTCCACCCCACCTTGCCATCATCACCAG CTTCTGTAAAGGGAGGACGCTGTATTCTGTCGTCAGAGACACGAAAAACACTCTGGATATTAATAAGACCAGGCAAATTGCTCAGGAGATTGTAAAG GGAATGGGTTATCTGCACGCTAAAGGCATCGTTCACAAAGACCTGAAGtccaaaaatgttttccacGATACCAATAAAGTTGTGATCACGGACTTCGGGCTGTTCGGGATCTCTGGCGTTGTTCAGGAGGGGCG gcgtgAGAACAAACTAAAGCTTCCACACGGCTGGATTTGTTATCTGGCGCCAGAAATTGTGCGGCGAATGAGCCCAGGTAACAACGAGGACCACCTTCCCTTTTCGACTTCGGCCGATGTTTATGCCTTTGG CACCATTTGGTATGAACTTCAAGCCAGGGACTGGCCAATCACCAACCAGCCCGTGGAAGCTACCATCTGGCAGGTGGGGAGCGGTGAGGGCATACGGAAGGTCCTGGCAGAGATCAGCCTTGGCAAGGAGGTTact GAGATCCTCTCTGCCTGCTGGGCGTACGACCTGAGAGAGAGGCCGCCCTTTACCCAATTGGCCGACATGCTGGAGAAGCTGCCCAAGCTGAACCGCAGGCTGTCCCACCCCGGACACTTCTGGAAGTCTGCAGAGTAG
- the LOC137900302 gene encoding LOW QUALITY PROTEIN: oligodendrocyte-myelin glycoprotein-like (The sequence of the model RefSeq protein was modified relative to this genomic sequence to represent the inferred CDS: inserted 1 base in 1 codon; deleted 2 bases in 2 codons), which translates to MVSGGLIVACAILLVSTLLLAWKVFQLSRHTKAMTGDTELTGMGTADGIKSEPTTEAKEVSVSLAEEKVGDVANSEDASSPPVALSENPSSSKPHEEDTGFTEEVAAGSMGEQERKEPRQSDEKALLHLLLALLLGLQVNAVCPSVCSCNRSHRATDCSRGGARQLPDGLQHNIHSLNLSHNLLHDLDGRPTEYTHLRFLDLSHNHLFRLPAGLPRSLWNLPASSDRLQLLEKNDTVYQWNLQNLDPSINKVDRXWTLPSNMAAHLQMIDLSHNLLVKVLPGSRDRLHRPTHFHLHANLSHHC; encoded by the exons ATGGTATCTGGTGGACTGATTGTAGCCTGTGCTATTCTACTGGTTTCTACGCTGTTGCTGGCATGGAAGGTGTTCCAGTTGAGCCGGCACACGAAGGCGATGACCGGCGACACCGAACTGACCGGGATGGGAACCGCAGACGGAATCAAGAGCGAGCCAACGACGGAAGCAAAAGAGGTCAGCGTGTCACTGGCTGAGGAGAAGGTGGGCGATGTTGCCAACAGTGAGGACGCTTCATCCCCTCCTGTAGCCTTAAGTGAAAATCCATCTTCCTCAAAGCCACACGAAGAGGACACTGGTTTCACCGAAGAA GTAGCTGCTGGAAGTATGGGGGAGCAAGAGAGGAAAGAGCCAAGACAGTCGGATGAGAAA GCCCTCCTGCATCTCCTGCTTGCCTTGTTGTTGGGATTGCAGGTCAACGCCGTGTGCCCCTCTGTTTGCTCCTGCAACCGTAGCCACAGGGCTACAGACtgctcccgg gggggggcaagacagCTTCCTGATGGCCTGCAGCACAACATACACTCCCTCAACTTGTCCCACAACCTGCTGCACGACCTGGATGGCCGTCCTACTGAATACACCCATTTGCGCTTCCTTGATTTGTCTCACAACCATCTGTTCCGCCTGCCTGCAGGC TTGCCTCGCTCCCTCTGGAATCTCCCCGCCAGCTCCGAccgcctccagctgctggagaagAACGACACAGTCTACCAGTGGAATCTGCAAAACCTCGACCCATCCATCAACAAGGTGGACA TCTGGACTTTGCCTAGCAACATGGCTGCACACCTGCAGATGATTGACCTGTCCCACAACTTGCTAGTGAAGGTCCTACCAGGCTCTCGAGACCGACTCCACAGACCGACTCACTTCCATCTCCATGCTAATCTGTCTCATCACTGCTAA